One Takifugu rubripes chromosome 2, fTakRub1.2, whole genome shotgun sequence genomic region harbors:
- the lclat1 gene encoding lysocardiolipin acyltransferase 1 isoform X2 produces the protein MAVSARGLYFVVTLFLGSFFGSIFMLGPVLPLMFLSPAWYRWITDRIVATWLTLPVSLLELVFGVKVVITGDGFIPGERSVIIMNHRTRLDWMFLWCCLLRYSYLRLEKICLKAALKAVPGFGWAMQVACFVFIQRRWVEDKKHMENMLDYFCDIREPLQLLLFPEGTDLTENTRQRSDAFAAQNGLPKFEYVLHPRTTGFTFIVDRLRKGDNLDAVHDITVAYPKNIPQTERHLILGLFPREIHFHVRRYSVTSLPSSSSDLESWCRDRWAEKETRLHDFYSAQPRGFDREGVARVPPCKTELRVALIKAASLLYWSSFIALCFTGLWLWPPFRLYFLLMVGVFVAQQKLIGGLELLELSCHRYWKSMATDEKMK, from the exons ATGGCTGTGTCAGCCCGTGGCCTGTACTTTGTGGTCACCCTGTTCTTGGGTAGTTTCTTTGGAAGTATCTTCATGCTGGGTCCAGTTTTGCCCCTCATGTTTCTGTCTCCCGCATGGTACCGCTGGATCACAGATCGCATCGTTGCTACTTGGCTGACCCTCCCCGTG TCTTTGCTAGAACTGGTATTTGGGGTCAAGGTGGTGATAACAGGTGACGGCTTCATCCCAGGTGAGAGAAGTGTGATCATCATGAACCATCGCACCCGTCTGGACTGGATGTTCCTGTGGTGCTGTCTGCTCAGGTACAGCTACCTCCGTCTGGAGAAGATCTGCCTCAAGGCTGCGCTGAAGGCTGTGCCAGGCTTTG GCTGGGCTATGCAGGTGGCCTGCTTCGTCTTCATTCAGCGGCGTTGGGTGGAGGACAAGAAGCACATGGAGAACATGCTAGACTACTTCTGTGACATCAGAGAgccgctccagctgctgctcttccctgAAGGCACAGACCTCACCG AAAACACAAGACAACGGAGCGATGCGTTCGCTGCCCAGAACGGCCTGCCGAAATTCGAGTACGTGCTGCATCCCCGCACAACCGGATTCACCTTCATCGTGGACCGACTGAGAAAAG GAGATAACCTGGATGCCGTCCATGATATTACAGTAGCATATCCAAAGAACATCCCTCAGACCGAACGCCACCTCATCTTGGGGCTTTTTCCCCGCGAGATCCACTTCCACGTCCGTCGATACTCCGTGACCTCATTgccttcctcatcctctgaTCTGGAGTCCTGGTGCCGAGATCGCTGGGCTGAGAAGGAAACCCGCCTCCACGACTTCTATTCCGCCCAGCCCCGAGGCTTCGATAGAGAAGGCGTCGCACGCGTGCCGCCATGTAAGACGGAGCTGAGGGTTGCTCTGATCAAAGCCGCCTCGTTGCTGTACTGGAGCAGCTTTATCGCCCTGTGCTTCACTGGCCTGTGGCTCTGGCCTCCATTCAGACTCTACTTCCTGCTCATGGTCGGAGTGTTTGTTGCTCAGCAGAAGCTGATTGGAGGGTTGGAGCTGCTAGAACTGTCCTGCCATCGATACTGGAAGTCCATGGCAACCGATGAGAAGATGAAATGA
- the lclat1 gene encoding lysocardiolipin acyltransferase 1 isoform X1: MFLIIPFRPHSRVCRCGPASEQMAVSARGLYFVVTLFLGSFFGSIFMLGPVLPLMFLSPAWYRWITDRIVATWLTLPVSLLELVFGVKVVITGDGFIPGERSVIIMNHRTRLDWMFLWCCLLRYSYLRLEKICLKAALKAVPGFGWAMQVACFVFIQRRWVEDKKHMENMLDYFCDIREPLQLLLFPEGTDLTENTRQRSDAFAAQNGLPKFEYVLHPRTTGFTFIVDRLRKGDNLDAVHDITVAYPKNIPQTERHLILGLFPREIHFHVRRYSVTSLPSSSSDLESWCRDRWAEKETRLHDFYSAQPRGFDREGVARVPPCKTELRVALIKAASLLYWSSFIALCFTGLWLWPPFRLYFLLMVGVFVAQQKLIGGLELLELSCHRYWKSMATDEKMK, encoded by the exons ATGTTTTTGATCATTCCTTTCCGTCCTCACAGCCGTGTCTGTAGGTGTGGCCCTGCCTCTGAACAG ATGGCTGTGTCAGCCCGTGGCCTGTACTTTGTGGTCACCCTGTTCTTGGGTAGTTTCTTTGGAAGTATCTTCATGCTGGGTCCAGTTTTGCCCCTCATGTTTCTGTCTCCCGCATGGTACCGCTGGATCACAGATCGCATCGTTGCTACTTGGCTGACCCTCCCCGTG TCTTTGCTAGAACTGGTATTTGGGGTCAAGGTGGTGATAACAGGTGACGGCTTCATCCCAGGTGAGAGAAGTGTGATCATCATGAACCATCGCACCCGTCTGGACTGGATGTTCCTGTGGTGCTGTCTGCTCAGGTACAGCTACCTCCGTCTGGAGAAGATCTGCCTCAAGGCTGCGCTGAAGGCTGTGCCAGGCTTTG GCTGGGCTATGCAGGTGGCCTGCTTCGTCTTCATTCAGCGGCGTTGGGTGGAGGACAAGAAGCACATGGAGAACATGCTAGACTACTTCTGTGACATCAGAGAgccgctccagctgctgctcttccctgAAGGCACAGACCTCACCG AAAACACAAGACAACGGAGCGATGCGTTCGCTGCCCAGAACGGCCTGCCGAAATTCGAGTACGTGCTGCATCCCCGCACAACCGGATTCACCTTCATCGTGGACCGACTGAGAAAAG GAGATAACCTGGATGCCGTCCATGATATTACAGTAGCATATCCAAAGAACATCCCTCAGACCGAACGCCACCTCATCTTGGGGCTTTTTCCCCGCGAGATCCACTTCCACGTCCGTCGATACTCCGTGACCTCATTgccttcctcatcctctgaTCTGGAGTCCTGGTGCCGAGATCGCTGGGCTGAGAAGGAAACCCGCCTCCACGACTTCTATTCCGCCCAGCCCCGAGGCTTCGATAGAGAAGGCGTCGCACGCGTGCCGCCATGTAAGACGGAGCTGAGGGTTGCTCTGATCAAAGCCGCCTCGTTGCTGTACTGGAGCAGCTTTATCGCCCTGTGCTTCACTGGCCTGTGGCTCTGGCCTCCATTCAGACTCTACTTCCTGCTCATGGTCGGAGTGTTTGTTGCTCAGCAGAAGCTGATTGGAGGGTTGGAGCTGCTAGAACTGTCCTGCCATCGATACTGGAAGTCCATGGCAACCGATGAGAAGATGAAATGA
- the lbh gene encoding protein LBH translates to MSVCSPLTYRPVFVPSRDMTEVMINSTPMEDMRLSPSKDRLTFQIFPDPSDFDRCCKLKDRLPSIVVEPTEGEVESGELRWPPEEFLVSEEEEEDEQSNGTIPNGQPVQNSQH, encoded by the exons ATGTCTGTTTGCTCCCCGCTGACCTACCG ACCAGTGTTTGTGCCCAGCCGAGATATGACTGAGGTGATGATCAACAGCACCCCCATGGAGGACATGAGGCTCAGCCCCAGCAAGGACAGACTCACCTTCCAG ATATTCCCAGACCCTTCAGACTTTGACCGCTGCTGCAAGCTTAAGGACCGCCTGCCATCCATTGTGGTGGAGCCAACAGAGGGAGAAGTTGAGAGCGGGGAGCTTCGCTGGCCTCCAGAGGAGTTCCTGgtcagtgaagaggaggaggaggatgagcagaGTAACGGCACTATCCCAAATGGACAGCCAGTACAGAATTCCCAGCATTAG